A window from Streptomyces sp. NBC_00299 encodes these proteins:
- the fabG gene encoding 3-oxoacyl-ACP reductase FabG, producing MPQHQTQRVALITGATSGIGLAAARQLGAAGHRVFIGARDADNVAATVKQLQEEGLEADGAAVDVRSADAVQAFVQAAVDRFGAVDILVNNAGRSGGGVTADIADELWDDVIDTNLNSVFRMTREVLNTGGMRGRTWGRIINIASTAGKQGVVLGAPYSASKHGVVGFTKALGNELAPTGITVNAVCPGYVETPMAQRVRQGYAAAYDTTEDAILEKFQAKIPLGRYSTPEEVAGMVGYLASDTAASVTAQAINVCGGLGNF from the coding sequence ATGCCGCAGCACCAGACGCAGCGCGTCGCGCTGATCACCGGAGCCACCAGTGGCATAGGCCTGGCCGCGGCCCGGCAGCTGGGCGCCGCAGGGCACCGCGTGTTCATCGGGGCGCGTGACGCCGACAACGTGGCCGCGACGGTCAAGCAGCTCCAGGAGGAGGGGCTGGAGGCGGACGGCGCCGCCGTGGACGTCCGTTCGGCGGACGCCGTCCAGGCCTTCGTGCAGGCCGCCGTCGACCGCTTCGGCGCCGTCGACATCCTTGTCAACAACGCCGGCCGCAGCGGCGGCGGAGTGACCGCCGACATCGCCGACGAGCTGTGGGACGACGTCATCGACACCAACCTCAACAGCGTCTTCCGGATGACCCGCGAGGTGCTCAACACCGGCGGCATGCGCGGCCGCACCTGGGGCCGGATCATCAACATCGCGTCCACCGCCGGCAAGCAGGGAGTCGTCCTCGGCGCCCCCTACTCCGCTTCCAAGCACGGCGTCGTCGGCTTCACCAAGGCCCTCGGCAACGAGCTCGCCCCGACCGGCATCACCGTCAACGCCGTGTGCCCGGGCTACGTCGAGACCCCGATGGCCCAGCGCGTCCGTCAGGGCTACGCCGCCGCCTACGACACCACCGAGGACGCGATCCTCGAGAAGTTCCAGGCCAAGATCCCGCTCGGCCGCTACTCCACGCCGGAGGAGGTCGCCGGAATGGTCGGCTACCTCGCCTCCGACACCGCCGCCTCCGTCACCGCTCAGGCGATCAACGTCTGCGGCGGCCTGGGCAACTTCTGA
- a CDS encoding alpha/beta fold hydrolase yields the protein MVTSLSVGPRVRRITLDAAGYTLSALLSAPESTPPRATVVALHGAGMSAGYFDGGAQPDASLCALGAHLGYAVLAVDRPGYGDSAAGLPEGLDLAGQARVLRAALDHFDAEYDIGIGTFLLAHSFGGKLALTLAADAPPAELLGLDISGCGHRYAPRSAELLTGPDRARWKHNWGRLGLYPPATFKRSAAFVKPIPELELRAASDWPDVFDALAPRVRVPVRMTFAEHELWWRHDTDALDDLRARLSAAPRVVVDRQPDAGHNISLGLTARAYHLRALAFFEECLYFEEGMPERDGP from the coding sequence ATGGTCACGTCCCTGTCGGTCGGCCCGCGCGTGCGGCGGATCACGCTCGATGCCGCCGGGTACACCCTGTCGGCCCTGCTGAGCGCACCCGAGAGCACGCCGCCGCGTGCCACCGTGGTCGCGCTGCACGGGGCCGGGATGAGCGCGGGGTACTTCGACGGCGGGGCCCAACCGGACGCCTCCCTGTGCGCGTTGGGAGCGCATCTGGGGTACGCGGTCCTCGCCGTCGACCGGCCCGGCTACGGCGACTCCGCCGCCGGGCTCCCCGAAGGCCTGGACCTCGCCGGGCAGGCCCGCGTTCTGCGGGCCGCGCTCGACCACTTCGACGCCGAGTACGACATCGGCATCGGTACGTTCCTGCTCGCGCACTCCTTCGGCGGCAAACTCGCCCTCACCCTGGCCGCCGACGCCCCGCCCGCCGAACTGCTGGGCCTGGACATCTCCGGCTGCGGTCACCGCTACGCCCCGCGCTCCGCGGAACTGCTCACCGGCCCCGACCGGGCCCGCTGGAAGCACAACTGGGGTCGGCTCGGCCTCTATCCGCCCGCCACCTTCAAGCGCAGCGCCGCCTTCGTGAAGCCCATTCCCGAACTGGAGCTGCGGGCCGCCTCGGACTGGCCGGACGTCTTCGACGCGCTCGCCCCGCGCGTGCGCGTCCCCGTACGCATGACCTTCGCCGAGCACGAACTGTGGTGGCGGCACGACACCGACGCCCTCGACGACCTGCGGGCGAGGCTGAGCGCCGCGCCGCGCGTGGTCGTCGACCGGCAGCCGGACGCCGGGCACAACATCAGCCTGGGCCTGACGGCCCGCGCCTACCACCTGCGCGCGCTCGCCTTCTTCGAGGAGTGCCTGTACTTCGAGGAAGGCATGCCGGAGCGGGACGGTCCATGA
- a CDS encoding FAD-dependent monooxygenase, with translation MADDTSRAAADHTYRATGDDTSPATRVIVVGAGPVGLFLAGELRLGGADVVVLERLRTPTTESRASTLHARTAELFDCRGLLDALGDPPREPRGHFGGVPMDLTMPGPYSGQWKVPQTRTEELLQGWAGALGADVRRGWEVRELAQEDRYVEVTADTPDGVRRLRAAYVVACDGEDSTVRRLTGVAFPGTPAGRELLRADIAGIDIPNRRFERREHGLAIAARMPGGVTRVMVHAFGRPARPRTGPPEFAEVVDVWRSVTGEDLSGGRPVWLNSFGDANQQLERYRHGRVLFAGDAAHRQMPSGGQALNLGLQDAANLGWKLASVACGRVPAGLLDTYHDERHEVGRRVLANIRAQALLLLGGPEVEPARTLLGELIAAGPTRDHLAAMITGLDIRYPMGGGTHPLLGARLPLGTLPTPDGPVGVAESLRDGRGLLLVADSARAELRWLGKVWSDRVTPVAVRPDAAEPLHGADGLLIRPDGHVAWAGEDPWAASAAIRHWIGRPDPGL, from the coding sequence ATGGCCGACGACACCTCCCGGGCCGCGGCGGACCACACCTACCGGGCCACGGGCGACGACACCTCCCCGGCCACCCGGGTCATCGTGGTCGGCGCGGGCCCCGTCGGCCTCTTCCTCGCCGGCGAGCTGCGCCTCGGCGGCGCCGACGTGGTCGTACTGGAACGCCTGCGCACCCCCACCACGGAGTCCCGGGCCTCCACGCTGCACGCCCGCACGGCGGAACTCTTCGACTGCCGCGGGCTCCTGGACGCGCTCGGCGACCCGCCGCGGGAGCCGCGCGGCCACTTCGGCGGCGTACCGATGGACCTGACCATGCCCGGCCCGTACTCGGGCCAGTGGAAGGTGCCCCAGACCAGGACCGAGGAGCTGCTCCAGGGCTGGGCCGGCGCCCTCGGCGCCGACGTCCGCCGTGGCTGGGAGGTGCGCGAACTCGCCCAGGAGGACAGGTACGTGGAGGTCACGGCCGACACCCCGGACGGCGTACGTCGGCTGCGGGCGGCGTATGTCGTCGCCTGCGACGGCGAGGACAGCACCGTGCGGCGGCTGACCGGGGTGGCCTTCCCCGGCACCCCGGCGGGCCGGGAACTGCTGCGCGCTGACATCGCCGGGATCGACATCCCGAACCGGCGTTTCGAGCGCCGGGAGCACGGGCTGGCCATCGCGGCCCGGATGCCCGGCGGTGTCACCCGGGTGATGGTGCACGCCTTCGGCCGCCCGGCCCGGCCGCGGACGGGACCGCCGGAGTTCGCCGAGGTGGTGGACGTATGGCGAAGCGTCACCGGCGAGGACCTGAGCGGCGGACGCCCGGTGTGGCTCAACTCCTTCGGCGACGCCAACCAGCAGCTGGAGCGGTATCGGCACGGGCGGGTGCTGTTCGCCGGGGACGCCGCCCACCGGCAGATGCCGAGCGGTGGCCAGGCGCTCAACCTCGGCCTCCAGGACGCGGCCAACCTGGGCTGGAAGCTGGCCTCGGTGGCGTGCGGCCGGGTCCCGGCGGGGCTGCTCGACACCTACCACGACGAACGGCACGAGGTCGGGCGCCGGGTGCTCGCCAACATCCGGGCCCAGGCGCTGCTGTTGCTCGGCGGGCCGGAGGTGGAACCGGCGCGCACCCTGCTCGGCGAGCTCATCGCCGCGGGACCCACGCGGGACCACCTCGCGGCGATGATCACCGGGCTCGACATCCGCTACCCCATGGGCGGTGGCACCCACCCCCTGCTCGGCGCCCGGCTCCCGCTCGGCACGCTGCCGACGCCGGACGGCCCGGTCGGCGTCGCCGAGTCCCTGCGCGACGGACGCGGACTGCTGCTGGTCGCCGACTCCGCCCGGGCCGAACTGCGCTGGCTCGGCAAGGTCTGGTCCGACCGCGTCACTCCGGTGGCGGTACGACCGGACGCGGCCGAGCCGCTGCACGGTGCCGACGGGCTGCTGATCCGCCCCGACGGCCATGTCGCCTGGGCGGGGGAGGACCCGTGGGCGGCGTCGGCGGCGATCCGCCACTGGATCGGACGGCCTGATCCCGGGCTCTGA
- a CDS encoding aromatase/cyclase gives MTTTEETTREVAHEITVSAPADAVYRLIAEVENWPRIFPPTIYVDHLEKGEREERIRIWATANGAPKSWTSRRTLDPANRRITFRQEVSAPPVAAMGGAWVIEELPGGDSLVRLLHDYRAVDDDPEGLAWIDEAVDRNSRSELAALKENVERAHATRELTFSFEDTVLIEGAAKDVYDFINEAHLWVDRLPHVARVGFEEPTPGLQVLEMDTRAKDGSTHTTKSYRVTFPHRAIAYKQVTLPALMTLHTGLWTFEEYPRGVAATSQHTVVLNPDNIERILGPDATVEDAREYVQGALSTNSRATLGHARDHAEKSR, from the coding sequence GTGACCACGACGGAAGAGACAACCCGCGAGGTGGCGCACGAGATCACCGTCTCGGCCCCCGCCGACGCCGTCTACCGGCTGATCGCGGAGGTGGAGAACTGGCCCCGGATCTTCCCGCCCACCATCTACGTGGACCACCTGGAAAAGGGCGAGCGCGAGGAGCGCATCCGCATCTGGGCCACCGCCAACGGCGCCCCCAAGAGCTGGACCTCGCGCCGCACCCTGGACCCCGCGAACCGCCGGATCACCTTCCGCCAGGAGGTCTCCGCGCCCCCGGTCGCCGCGATGGGCGGCGCCTGGGTGATCGAGGAACTGCCGGGCGGCGACTCCCTGGTGCGGCTCCTGCACGACTACCGAGCCGTCGACGACGACCCCGAGGGCCTCGCCTGGATCGACGAGGCCGTCGACCGCAACTCCCGCTCGGAGCTGGCCGCCCTGAAGGAGAACGTCGAGCGCGCCCACGCCACCCGCGAGCTGACCTTCTCCTTCGAGGACACGGTGCTCATCGAGGGCGCCGCCAAGGACGTGTACGACTTCATCAACGAGGCCCACCTCTGGGTGGACCGGCTGCCGCACGTGGCCCGCGTCGGCTTCGAGGAGCCCACGCCCGGCCTCCAGGTGCTGGAGATGGACACCAGGGCCAAGGACGGCTCGACGCACACCACCAAGTCGTACCGGGTGACGTTCCCGCACCGCGCGATCGCCTACAAGCAGGTCACCCTGCCGGCTCTGATGACGCTGCACACCGGCCTGTGGACGTTCGAGGAGTACCCGCGCGGGGTCGCCGCCACCTCGCAGCACACGGTCGTGCTCAACCCCGACAACATCGAGCGGATCCTCGGCCCCGACGCGACCGTCGAGGACGCCCGGGAGTACGTCCAGGGCGCCCTGAGCACCAACAGCCGCGCCACGCTGGGGCACGCCAGGGACCACGCGGAGAAGAGCCGCTGA